The window GAGAAGATGCTCGAGCGGATGTTCGTCGGCGACCCGCCCGGGCTGTACGACCGGATCCTGGACTTCTCCGAGGCGGTGTTGGGGTGCACGTTCTTCGCTCCGTCCGCAGATTTCCTCGGCGGGCTCGCAGACGATCCGACGCCGGCGCCGCCGACTGGTCCGATGTCGCTCGACGACTACCTGGGAGTGGGCGACGCGGGGTCGTCGCCGTCGTAGCGAGGGCTATGCCGCGCGCATCCGCGACGCCAGATCGCGGGTGGCGGCGACGACGTCTTCCAAACGGGCCAAGGACGCACCCGTCCTGCTCACGTGGATGATCCCCTGCGAGACGAGCAGGATGTGCGCCGCGAGGGGCCGGACGCCGTCTGCGGCCAGGAGGATCTCTCCGGACCCCGCGCTTTCGGCGATCCTCGCGGCGAGGATCTCCTCCATGCGCGCATTCGCATGGTCGCCGATGGCGAGCACCTCCGGAAAACGTGATCCGAGCTCGGCGATGCTGTTGAGCATCAAGCAGCCGCGCCGGTCGGGGTGGCCGGTGCAGTCGCGCACGATCTCTGCGAGATAGTTCTCGACCGCATCCTCGAACGTGCCGTCGTGACTCGCGACGATCTCGTCGACCACGGCCACGCGGGCGTCGCAGTACCTCGCGAACACGGCGACGAACAGGCCGAGCTTGCTCCTGTATGCGCCGTAGATGCTGCCGTTTCCGACACCCGCAGCCGTCGCGATGTCCTCGATGGAGGTGCGTTCGTACCCGTTCCTCCAGAACAGGTCCTGAGCGGCATCGAGCAACGCCTGCTGGTCGAAGCTGCGGGGGCGCGGCATGGCACCAAATGTAGCCGCACGCCCGGCGGCGGGGAGCGGAAGATCCATCGTGGCCAGATTCAGCTCATGTATGGCCAGACGGCGGCTCACCGTTGCGGTAACGACGCCTCCAGAATGTGTGCATCGTGACCTGCGTGGCGATTCGGGGGTGGGGCTATGACCGGCAACGGGCCGCTCGCTGAGTTCCTCGCATCGCGGCGCGGGCAGCTCCAGCCGGAGGACGTCGGCATCGCGCGGGAACGGGGTCGGCGGGTCGCGGGACTCCGGAGGTCCGAGGTGGCCGACCTGGCGGGTATCAGCGTCGACTACTACCTCCGCCTGGAGCAGGGGCGGGACCGCCAGCCGTCCGCGCAGGTACTGACGGCCCTGAGCCGTGCTCTGCGGCTCGACCGCGTCGCGGACACCTACCTGCACCGCGTGGTCCAGTCATCGGGCGGGCGGCGGCGCGCTCCGCGACCCGCGCTCCTCGAGAACGCGGAGGAGATCCTGCGGACGTGGGGCGAAGCTCCCGCGTACATCACGGACGCGCACCACGACATCGTCGCCGTGAACCGCGCGGCGACGGCCGTGGCTCCCGGCTACCTGCGGCCCGGTCGCAATCTCCTCCTGGACGTCTTCGCCGCCTCGGACAGCATCCACGATGACGACAGCTGGAACGACACGGCCAGACGGCTCGTGGCGGCGTTGCGGTTCCAGTCGGACCCGTCCAGTCCGCGACTGCACGAGATCCTCGGGACGCTCTCCGTCGAGCATCGCCGATTCCGCCAGCTGTGGTCGCTGCACGAGGCGTTCCCGCAGACCACGGGGGTCACGATGAGCCACATCGAAGGTCACGGGTGGGTGGATCTCCGATGGCTGACGCTCGACGTGCCGGGCGAGGTGGGGTACTTCGTGACGACGTTCTACGCCGATGCCGGCTCCCCGGGCGAGGCCGCGCTGGCCGGCATCAGCGGCGGGGGCCGCGATCACTCGGTGATGCGGCCGTTGCCCACGATGGACGCGAGCGTCGTCAGTTTGGCCTCGGCCTCCGAGTCCGCACCGAACAGCAGCATGAGAGCCTCTGCATGAGTGTCGTCCACCCACTCCTCGTGGTACACCAGCCGGAGCTCTCCGACCGCGGTGCCCAGGAACGTGGCTTCGCCCTGGCGCGCGGGAGCGGCTTCCGCGGCCCACGCCTCTGAGAACGAGGCGCTCATCGCCGACAGCTCGCCGACGATGCGACGAAACGGGCCGTCCTCCCTGTGCCGGTCGAGCGATTCGCGCAGCATCGCCGCGATCTGAGTCGTCGCCGCATCCCACCCGTCGTTACCGGCGTGGCCGGCCGCATCGACGAACGCATACCGCGCCAGGTTGACTCCTACGGCGAATGCCGGCGAGATCGCGCGAGCCAGGGGGTTCGATGCGAGGACGGTGAGGTGCCGGTCCCTCACCAGAACCGGCGCGCCGGCGAAGGACGAGACGTGCGCGCGCAGCGACTCGGAATCATGACGGTCACCACTCATGCAGCGAAACTACTTTCCCGGCAGGCGGTGAAGGTGGCCCCCGCGAGAACACCCAGCGCGCTGACGGCCGGTCAGATCTTCGGCGGCTCGGCGATGCCGTCACCGGTGGTCTGGAAGCGCTTCTGATAGTCGGACGGAGTCGTGCCGTAGCGGGCGGCGAAGGCGCGACGGAAGGCGACGGTGCTCGGGTAGCCGGCGACGCTCGCCGTCTCGGACACCGCCCGACCCTCCTCGAGCAGCCCGAGGGCGAGATCCAGGCGCATCGACCCGGCGTACTCGATCGGCGTCATGCCCAGCTCGTCGCGGATGACTCGGTTCAAGTGGCGAATGCTGACGTTGGCGTGTGCGGCGAGATCACGCAGCGACGTGGGCCGGGCGGGATCGCTCGCGACGTAGTCGGCGACGGCGCGCGCGACGCTCGTGCGCGGGGGACTCACGCGGACGGAGGCGGAGAACTGCGATTGTCCGCCCGAGCGGCGCATGTAGACGAGCAGGAGCTGGGCCACGGATCGGGCGACGTCGGCACCGAAGTCGTCCTCGACGATGGCGAGGGCGAGGTCTATGCCGGCGGCGACGCCTGCCGAAGAGTAGACGTCGCCATCCCGCACGAAGATCGAGTCGGGGCGCACGTTGACGGCGGGATAGGTGTCGGCGAGCGCGTCGGTGAACTTCCAGTGGGTGGTCGCGGTCTTACCGTCCAGCAGGCCCGTGCGTGCCAGGGCGAATGCGCCGCTGCAGATCGAGGCGACCTTCGTGGCGCGGGCGGCGAGCGCGAGGATCGCGTCGCTGACGGCCGGATCGTCGTAGACGGCGGGTGCATATTCGCTCCCCGGGATGATGATGAGATCCAGGGGATCATCGCCGGCCGCCGGTCCGTCGACACCGACCCGCAGGCCCATCGACGTCGTCACGTCGTTGCCGTCCGGTGAGAAGAAAAGCGTCTCGTAGCCGTCGACGCGCTGGTTGGCCTCGGTGAAGAC is drawn from Microbacterium hatanonis and contains these coding sequences:
- a CDS encoding GlxA family transcriptional regulator; this encodes MSGRKRVGILVFDRVKALDFIGPAEVFTEANQRVDGYETLFFSPDGNDVTTSMGLRVGVDGPAAGDDPLDLIIIPGSEYAPAVYDDPAVSDAILALAARATKVASICSGAFALARTGLLDGKTATTHWKFTDALADTYPAVNVRPDSIFVRDGDVYSSAGVAAGIDLALAIVEDDFGADVARSVAQLLLVYMRRSGGQSQFSASVRVSPPRTSVARAVADYVASDPARPTSLRDLAAHANVSIRHLNRVIRDELGMTPIEYAGSMRLDLALGLLEEGRAVSETASVAGYPSTVAFRRAFAARYGTTPSDYQKRFQTTGDGIAEPPKI
- a CDS encoding helix-turn-helix domain-containing protein encodes the protein MTGNGPLAEFLASRRGQLQPEDVGIARERGRRVAGLRRSEVADLAGISVDYYLRLEQGRDRQPSAQVLTALSRALRLDRVADTYLHRVVQSSGGRRRAPRPALLENAEEILRTWGEAPAYITDAHHDIVAVNRAATAVAPGYLRPGRNLLLDVFAASDSIHDDDSWNDTARRLVAALRFQSDPSSPRLHEILGTLSVEHRRFRQLWSLHEAFPQTTGVTMSHIEGHGWVDLRWLTLDVPGEVGYFVTTFYADAGSPGEAALAGISGGGRDHSVMRPLPTMDASVVSLASASESAPNSSMRASA
- a CDS encoding TetR/AcrR family transcriptional regulator; amino-acid sequence: MPRPRSFDQQALLDAAQDLFWRNGYERTSIEDIATAAGVGNGSIYGAYRSKLGLFVAVFARYCDARVAVVDEIVASHDGTFEDAVENYLAEIVRDCTGHPDRRGCLMLNSIAELGSRFPEVLAIGDHANARMEEILAARIAESAGSGEILLAADGVRPLAAHILLVSQGIIHVSRTGASLARLEDVVAATRDLASRMRAA